The sequence below is a genomic window from Streptomyces sp. NBC_00582.
CGAACCAGTTCTCCAGCTCGTTCTCGTCGGGAAAGTGGATCGCCCCGGTGCTGTCGTTCGAATCCGTACGCGAGGTCATGCGGGAATGCGCCCCCGTTCAGGTGCCGATGAAATCGGTGGTGCCGTGCAGCCACGCCACCACGTCGTGCAGGTCCTCGGCGGAGTGCCCGGCGAGGAGCGCGTCGCGCTCGGCGGCACGGGCCCCGGCCGGGTGGTAGAGCTCGCTGCCCATCCAGCGGGCGGTGTGGGTGGTGCGGGCGGTGCGCTCACGGCGTACCGCGTTGTACTTCTCCAGGCGCTGCGGCATGTCGGCCGGGTCGCAGCGCAGCAGGGTCGCGAGCGCGACCGCGTCCTCCAGGGCCATGCAGGCGCCCTGGGCGGCGTACTGGAGCATCGGGTGGGCGGCGTCGCCGGTCAGCGCGACGCGGCCGTCCACCCAGGTGTCGACGGGGTCGCGGTCGCACAGCACCCAGATCCGCCAGTCCCGCCCCAGCTCCAGCAGCCGCCGTGCGCCGTCGGCGAGTCGGGCGAACTCGGCGAGGACCTCCTCGCGGCCGGCGGGCGCGCCGGTGATCTCCTCGCGGGCGCCGTCGTCGCGGGTGGCGGCGAGGTTGAGGTGGTCGCCGCCGCCGATCGGATAGTGCACGAAGTGCCATCCCGGGCCGGCCCACAGGGTCACCGCGCGGGTCCTGAGCCGCTCGGGCACCTCGGACATCGGGATGACGGCGCGGTAGATGGTGTGGCCGGAGATCCGCGGGGGACCGTCGCCGACGAGCTGCTCGCGTACGGCGGAACGCAGTCCGTCGGCGCCGATGAGGACGTCGGCGGTGAACCGGTCGCCGGCCGCGGTCAGCGCGGTCGCCCGCCCGGCCCGCTGGGTGTAGCCGGTGACGCGGTGCCCGCCGAGGAGCTCCACGCCGGCGTCGGCACAGCCGTCGAGGAGCGCCCGGTGCAGGTCGGCGCGGTGGACGACGGCGTAGGGGTTGCCGAAGCGGGCGCGGTAGCCGCCGGTCAGCGGCATCGCGGTGATCCGGCGGCCGGTGGTGCCGTCCATGAAACGGAGTTCGTCGATGAAGTCGGCGCGGGCCGCGACCCGCTCGCGGACGCCGAGGACGTCCAGGGCGTGGAAGGCGTTCGGGGCGAGCTGGATGCCCGCGCCGATCTCGCCGAACTCCGGGCGGCTCTCCAGGACGGTCACCCGGTTTCCGTTGCGGGCCTGGCCGAGCGCGACGGCCAGCCCGCCGATGCCGCCGCCCGCGACGAGTATGTGAGTCATGGCTCGTTCCTGATCCTCTCCGCAAACGCGAACCGCGCTCCACGCGAACCGCGATGGTGAACGGCCGGCCCTCGGGGGGTGGGAGGGCCGGCCGTGTCAGGGGTTGCAGGTGCTACTTGGCGGCGGCCGCGGCACCCGCCGGGGCGGTCACCGGCTCCGTCGCCGGGGCCGGCCGGGGGGCGGCCTGGGCGACCGCCGTGCCGCGCAGGCCCAGGACCGAGACGGCGACGATGCCGGCCGACAGGGCGCCGGTGAACCAGAACGCCGACTGGAAGCCGTCGATCGGGATGGCGCGGACCGCGCCGTCGGCGATGCCGGCGAGCGCCACGCCGACCGCGAGGCACAGCCCGACGCCGAGCTGGCGGCCGGAGTTGTACAGGCCGGAGGCGAGACCCATCTGCGGTCCCGCGACCCCGCTGGTCGCGGCGACCGCCGTGGTGATCATCATGACGGTGACACCGAGGCCGAGCAGGACCCCGCCGGGCAGCACCACCAGCAGGTACGAGCTGCTCGCGGTGACCTGGGCGAGCAGCGCCGAACCGGCGGCGAGGAGCAGCCCGCCGATGGTCAGGGTGTGGCGGGCGCCCAGCCGCTCGGTGAGCCGGATCACCGGGACGCTCGCGAGGAAGACCGTGAACGCCTGCGGGAAGAAGGCGAGGCCGGTCTTGACGGCGGAGTAGTGCAGGACCTGCTGGAGGTAGAGGGTGATGAAGAAGGTCGACACCGACATCACACCGCCGGACAGGAACGCGATGCCGTTGCCGGAGGACAGACTGCGGTTGCGGAAGATCGACAGCGGCACGAGCGGGGCCGCGACGCGGGTCTGGACGAACAGGAACGCGAGCAGCAGGACGGTGCCGGCGGTCAGCGAGGCGACGACGGGGGTGGAGCTCCAGCCTTCGTCGGAGGCGACGGTCAGGCCGTAGCTGAAGGCGCACATCGCGGAGGTGACGAGGATCGCGCCCGGGATGTCGAGCTTCGTGGAGCGGGTGGCGTGGTGGTCGGCGGCGAGCTTCCGCGCGGCGAGCACCACCAGGACGATCCCGACGGGCAGGTTGACCAGCATCACCGCACGCCAGCTGATGTACTCGGTGAGCAGCCCGCCGGCCGCGACACCGCCGGAGAAACCGGCCGAGGAGACGGCGCCGAAGACGCCCATCGCCTTCACCCGCTCCTTGCCCTCCGGGAACCCGGCGGCGATCAGCGCGAGCACGGCCGGGGAGACGGCCGCCGCGGCCAGCCCCTGCAGGGCGCGGGCGGCGACCAGGACGAACGGCGCGGTGGCGAGACCGCCGACCAGCGAGGCCAGGGTGAACACGGTGAGCCCGGCGACGAACAGCCGCTTGCGGCCGATGACGTCGCCCGCCCGGCCGCCGAGCAGCAGGAAACCGCCGTAGAAGAGCGCGTAGGCGCCGACGACCCACTGCAGGCCGCTGTCGGTGAAGCCCAGGTCGCGCTGCATGCCGCCGAGGGCGACGTTCACGATGGCGAAGTCGAGGGCGAGCATGAACTGCGCGGTGCACAGCAGGAGGAGCGGCGGTCGCCCGCCGGTGGTGCCGGCCATGGCATTCCTTTCGGATATTCAATGGGGGGGTCGGAAGAGGGAAGTCGGAAGAGGGAAGTCGGAAGAGGGAAGTCGGAAGAGGGAGGTCGGGAGAGGGAGGTCGGGTGATACCGGTCAACGTCGGTGACCGGTAGTGTCTGGGGGATGACAGGAAAAACGCGGGTGCGGCAGCCCGGGGACCGCGAGGTGGCGCCGGGCCGGCTCGCCCTGGTGCAGTCCTTCGTCAACAGCCTCAACGTCGAGTTCGGACCGGACGAGTTCGCCACCGTCGAGGGGTTCACCCGCTGGCTCGGCGCCTACGGCCCACCGGGCGCCGCGAGCGAGGTCACCGAGGCCGACCGCAGGCGCGCGGTCGAACTCCGCGAGGCCCTGCGGGCGTTGCTGCGGGAGAACAACGGCGGTGACCCCGACCCGCAGGCCCGTGCCACCGTCGCCCGGCTCGCCGAGCGGCTCCCGCTGGTCGTGGACGTCGACCCGGCGACCGGACTTCCGGGCCTGCGGCCCGTCCACGACGGGGCCCGGGGCCTGATGGCACAGGTCCTCGGCATCGTCGTGGAGGCCACCGGGGACGGCAGCTGGCAGCGGCTGAAGTCCTGTCACGACCACCGCTGTTCCTGGGCGTTCTACGACCGCGCCCGCAACCGCTCCGGCCGCTGGTGCTCCATGGCCGTGTGCGGCACCCGCTCCAAGATGACCGTGTACCGGCAGGGGCTGAGGACACCCCGGACGACGGCCGCGACGGGCGGCTGACGCGGTCACGGCGCGTACTCCTTGCCCAGGACCAGCCGCGCCACCGTGAGCTTGGTGGCCGCCGCGGTGCCGTCGGCGAGCTGGAGCCCGATGACGTCCCGCAGCCGCTGCGCCACCGGCCCGTCCTCGCTCCAGCCCAGCTGGCCGAGGGTCAGCAGCGCCTGGTGGGTGGCCTCCACGGCCGCCTTCGGCGCCCACCACTTCGCCATGTTCGACGGGATCCGGGGATCCTCGCCCCGGTCCGCCCGGCACAGCGCCTCGTACGCGACGAGCCGCGCCGCGTGCAGCAGCGTGGAGTGCTCCACCAGCGGGAACGTCACCGACTGGAACCGTCCGAGGGGCTGCCCGAACGCGCTGCGGCGGCTCGCGTGGGCGTACGCCTCCGCCAGCGCCGCGTCCCCGACCGCGATCGCCATCAGCGCGATGTACGCCCGGGAGACCCCGAAGCCCCGCATCACGGCCGCGAAGCCGCCGCCCGGCTCGCCGACCAGCTCGTCCCGCCCGACCCGCAGACCGTCCAGCAGGATCCGGCCCCGGCCGCCGGCCTTGCAGCCGAGGTCGGTCAGCCGCTCGCGCCGCACCTCGGGCCCGTCCAGCGGGACGTAGAAGGCGCTGATGCCCCGGGCGCCCTCCCCGCCGGTGCGGGCGAAGACCAGGGCGTGGGTGGCGTGCGCCGCGATCATGATCGAGGTCTTCTCGCCGGTCAGCACCCAGCCGTCCCCGTCCGGCCGCGCGGCCATCCGGATGCCGGCCGCGTCCGTGCCGTGGTCCGGCTCGGTCAGCGCCAGCGCGACCACTGCCTCGCCGCGCGCGATCGGCGGCAGCCAGGCCGCCCGCTGCCCGGAGGTGCCGTTGTCGGCGAGGACCCCGCCGATGAGCGCCGCGTTGAGCACCGGGAAGCACACCGACAGATCGGCAGCCGCCAGCTTCTCCAGCGCGAGACCCGCGCTGACCGCGTCCAGGCCGAGACCGCCGTACTCCACCGGGATCCTGAGCGCGAACAGGTCCGCGGCGGCCAGGTCGGCGATCAGGTCCGGGCGGTAGGTGCCGGAGCGGTCCTGCTCCTGCCGGTGCGGGGCGATCCGGTCGGCGGCGAACTCGGCCACCCGCTTGGCCAGGTCGTTCTGCGGCGCGGTGAACGTGAAGTCCATGGGGCTGTGCTTCCTTCTCTCGGGGCGGGTGTCAGACGGAGGGGCGCTCGCGTTCGGCGCGCAGCAGCTCGCGCAGGGCGAATTTCTGGATCTTTCCGGAGGGGGTGCGCGGCAGCTCCTCCCGCAGCACCACCCGCTCCGGCCAGTACGTCTTCGCCATCCCGAGGCCCACCAGGTGCGCCTGGACCTCGGGGAGTCCGAGGACCTCACCGCCGGTCACCAGGAACGCGCAGGCCCGCTCGCCGAGCCGCTCGTCCGGGTAGCCGACCACCGCGACGTCCTTGACCGCCGGATGCCGCAGCAGCGCGCCCTCGACCTCGACGACCGGGATGTTCTCGGCACCGCGCACGATCATGTCCTTGACCCGCCCGGCGATCCGGATCCCGCCGTGCCCGTCGTCCCGGGCCAGATCACCGGTGTCGAACCAGCCGTCGGCGGTCACCGACGCCGCGTACACCTCGGCCCGGCGGAAGTAGCCCAGGCACTGGGCCGCGCCGCGCACCTGCAGCCGGCCGCCCTCCCCGGGCGGCACCGGGCCGCCGTCCCTGCCGGTGATCCGGACCTCCATGCCCGGGACCGCCGTGCCGTCGCTCTCGGCGGCCCGCAGCGGGGGCTGTCCGGGACGGGTGACGGTGACACAGCCGTTCTCCGTCATGCCCCACAGCGCGTACACCCGGCAGCCGAGCACCGCGTCGGCGTCCTCCACCAGCAGCGGGGCGATCGGCGCGCTGCCGGTGGCGAAGCTGCGCAGCGCCGACAGATCGTGCGGGGTGCGCCGCTGGGCGTCGATCAGGTCGGAGAGGAAGGTCGGCGCCCCCATGAAGAACGTCACCCGCTGCTCCTGGAGGATGTCCAGCATCCGCTCCGGATCCCAGCGGTCCACCTGCACGGCGGTCGCGCCGAGCAGCATCGGCATCACGAAGTTCCACGTGAAACCGGCCTGGTGCGTGGTGGGCGAGCCCATCGCGGTGATCTCGTCGCCGCTCAGCCCCAGCACCTCGGCCTGCGCCTTGTTCATCGCGTACAGGGTGTTGTGGCTGTGCACCACGCCCTTGGGCTCACCGGTGGTGCCGGAGGTGAACATGATCTGGGCGGGGTCGTCGGGTCCGGCCTCCCGCGCGTCGAGCGAGGCGAGCAGCTCCGGGTCGGGCTCGGGGCCGTAGAGGTCCCGGGTGAAGTCCAGGGCGCCGGGGGTGAGGTCGCCGTCGCCGCCGAGGAGGACCCGGTGGCGCAGGGTGGGCACGGCCTCGGCGACCTCGGCGCTCATCGCGTCGTAGGAGAAGCCCCGGACCTCGGCCGCGGCGATGTAGACCGGGCTCCCGGTGAGCCGGGTCATGAACTCCACCTCGCGGCGGCGCATGGTCGGCACCACCGGGCCGGCGACCGCGCCGATCCGGGCGGCGGCGAGACAGAGCGCCACCAGCTCCCAGGAGTTGGGCAGCTGGAGCGTCACCACGTCGTCGCGGCGCACACCGAGCCGCAGCAGTCCGACGGCGAGCCGGTCGACCCGGCGGGCGAGTTCGGCGTACGGCACGGTCTGCGCGGCGGCGCCCGTGTAACAGACCAGCGCGGGGCGGTCGGGCCGCAGCCGGGCCCAGCGGCGCAGATCGTCGAGGATCGTCTCCTCGCGCCACCAGCCGGCCGCGCGCCAGCGTGTCTCCTGCGAGACGTACGGCGGTGCTGTGGCCGCAGGCGCCGTCGTCGTCGGTGCCGTGGTCATCGGGTGCCTCCCTGTGCGGTGTCGAGCGCCCGACGGGCGCGGTCGGCGACGGCGGGCGCGCTCACCCCGCCCTGTTCGAGCAGCAGCCGCTGACTCCCCGCGACCTGGACGAAGGCGTCCGGCATCGCGATCCGGTGCACCTGGACCGGCCGCACCGCGCTCAGCTCCTCGGCGACGGCCGAGCCGAAGCCGCCGGCCGCCCAGTGCTCCTCGACCGTGATCACCGTCCGCTGGTCGCCGAGGGCCTCCAGGAGCGCCGGGGTGTCGAGCGGCTTGACGGTGTGCAGATGCAGGACGTTCGCCTCGATGCCGTCGGCGGCGAGCAGCTCGGCCGCCTCCAGCGCCGCGAGGACCGGGTACGGTCCGCAGGCGGCCAGCGTGATGTCGCCGCCCCGGCGCAGGATCTGCGCCCTGCCCAGGCGGGGCGGTTCGGCGTCGGCCGGCAGCGCGGGCGTGGCGCCCCGGCCGAGCCGGAGGTAGACGGGGCCGCCGCAGGCCAGGGCCTGGCGCAGCAGCTCGGCGGTCTGGGCGGGGTCGCCGGGCACGACGACGGTCATGTGGGGCAGCACCCGCAGCGTCGCCAGATCCTCCAGGGCGTGGTGCGTGGGCCCGAGGTGACCGGCCGACACCCCGGCGTGGGTGGCCGCGATCAGCACCGGCAGGTTGTTCAGCGCGATGTCCAGCTTCACGGCCTCCAGCGCACGGGAGGAGGCGAACGCGGCCATCGTGTGCACCAGCGGGATCCGGCCCTCGCGGGCCAGCCCGGAGGCGGCGCCCATCAGGGTGTGCTCGGCGATCCCCAGGTTGAGGTAGCGGTCGGCGGCGAGACCGAAGTCGACGCCGTTGAACAGCCCGGTGTCGCTGTCGAGGACGACCAGCCGTTCCTCGCGGGGCAGGAGCCGGGCGACGGTGTCGCGGTGGACCTCGCGGGCGGAACGGGTGTCCTCGGCCGCGGGGGCGGCGGGCGGGGGTGCGGTCAGGGTGGTCATCGGCGGGCCTCCGCCTCGGCGCGCAGGGCCTTCAGCAGCTGGAGCTCCTGCCGGCGGCTCAGCTTGGCGTAGTGGCTGCGGGCCTGCCCCTCGATCCGGGGGACGCCCTTGCCCTTGACGGTGTGGGCGATCAGCACGGTCGGCCGGTGCGGGTCCGGGGCGAGGGTGAGCGCGGCGGTCAGCGCCTCGGTGTCATGGCCGTCGGCCTCCAGGACCCGCCAGCCGAACGCGCGCCAGCGGTCGGCCAGCGGCTCCAGCGCTCCGACCATCTCGGTCGAGCCGCTGATCTGCAGACCGTTGCGGTCCACGACCGCGGTGAGCCGGCCGAGCCGGTGCGCGGCGGCGACCGACGCCGCCTCCCACACCGAGCCCTCCTGCAGCTCGCCGTCGCCCATGACCACGAAACAGCGCCGGCCGGACTCGTCCAGCCGGTGCGCGAGGGCGTAGCCGACGCCGACCGCGAGACCGTGGCCGAGGGAGCCGGAGGGCATCTCCACACCGGGGATGCCGGGATGCGGGTGGGCGGTGAGGTGGCTGCCGGGACGGGCGTACCCGGCGAGTTCCCCGGCCGGGAAGTAGCCGGCCTCGCACAGCGTCGCGAACAGGCCGATGCCGCCGTGCCCCTTGCTGAGCAGCAGCACGTCCCGCTCGGGCAGTCCGGGGAAGCACGGATCGTGCCGCAGCACCCGGAAGTAGAGCACCGCGAGGATCTCCACCAGGGACATCGAGCCGCCCAGATGCCCGCCCTCGTCGGAGGCGCACATCCTCACGACGTGCTCCCTGATCCGGGTGACGACCTCGGGCAGGTCCGCTTCCCGGCGGGGGTCGTCGGCGGTCGTTGCGGCCGGCGGCGGGGTGCCGCGCAGCAGGGGCGGGCTGCTCATGCCAGGTCCTTTCGAAGGCGTACGACGGTGAAGGGGTGCGGGGACGTGCTCAGTTGGGGTGCAGGCCGGTGAACTCCAGGCCCCGCTCCTCCGGTTCGCCGAAGCGGATGTTCATGCACTGCACGGCGTTGCCCGCGCCGCCCTTGACGAGGTTGTCCAGGGCCGCGATCACGGTGACGGTGGAGGCGCCCCGGTCCAGCGCGAAGCCCACGTCGCAGAAGTTGGAGCCGGCGAGGATCTTGGCGTCGGGGAACCGGTGCATCCCGCGGCGGGCGGCGACGATCCGCACGAACGGCTCGGCCGCGTACCGGGCCCGGTAGGTGGCGCGGACGGCCCGCTCGTCCACCCCGTCGGCCAGCGCCGCCCGGCACAGCAGCTGCACCCCGCGCACCGCCTCGACGCCGGTCGCCGTCATCCGCACGGTGTGCCCGGTGGCCTGGGCGATCTCGGCCTCGTGCCGGTGCCGGGTCGGCGCGAACACCCGCAGGGCGCCGCTGCGTTCGGCGTGCAGGTTCTCCGAGCCGGCCTTGGCGCCCGAGCCGCTGGACCCGGTGCGGGCGTCCACCGTGATGTCGCCCTCGATCAGCTTGTCGCGGGCGAGCGGCTCCAGCGCGAGGATGCCGGCGTTGGCCATGCAGCCGGGCACGGAGATCCGGTCGGCGGTGGTCAGCCGCTCCCGGTGGAACTCGGGGATCCCCGGGGTGAACCCGTCGATCAGCGCGGGCGCCTCGTGCGGGGCGCCGTAGTAGTCCTCGTAGACGGTGGTGTCGCGCAGCCGGAAGTCGCCGGACAGGTCGATCACGACCCGTGCCGCGGCGAGGTACTCCGGCATCCGCTGCATCGTCTCGCGGTGCGGGGTGGCCAGGAACAGCACATCGGGCTGTCCGAGCTGGTCGTACGACGAGAAGGCGAGCCGGGTGCGGCCGCGCAGGTTGGGGTGGACGCTGTCGACGGGCCGGCCGCGCAGGGTGCGGGAGACGGCGTTGACGACCTCCACCTGGGGGTGGTTGACGAGCAGACGGAGGAGTTCCCCGCCGATGTAGCCGGCCGCGCCGACGACGGCTGCCCGGATCATGCCTGTCCCTCCTTGATCAGCAGGGCGGCCATGGCGTCCGCCGCGTCGATGTCCGTGCCGTGACACTGCTGCAGGCCCCGGAACTCCACCCGGTCGTTGACCTCCAGCACGGTCAGCCGGCCGTCGGGGTCCTGGAGCAGGTCCACCCCGGCGATGTGCGCGCCGACGGTCCGCGCCGCCGCCACGGCGAGCCGGGTGAGCTCGGGGTCGAGGGGGCAGCGCTCGCTGACCGCGCCGCGGGCGACGTTCGTCCGCCACTGGTCGCTGCGGCGGTACGTGGCACCGACGACCCGGCCGTCCACGACCAGGGCGCGGATGTCCCGGTCGGCCTTGGCGACCTCGCGCTGGACGTAGACGACGTGGGACTGCGGGGAGGGCAGCGCGGCCAGGTGCTCCAGGACCGCAGCGGCCATCTCCGGGCCGGTCACCCGGGTCACCAGACGTCCCCAGGACCCGACCAGCGGCTTGATCACGGCCGGGTAGCCGAACCCCTCCAGGGCCTCGAGGGCCGCCTCGGGCGTCAGCGCCAGCACGGTCTCGGGGGTCGGCAGGCCGGCGGCGACCAGGGCCGTCGTCGTCTGCCACTTGTCACCGCAGACGGCGGCCGCGGCGGCCGAGTTGAGGACCTTCACGCCCGCCGACTCCAGGGCGCTCGCCGCGTACAGCGCCCGGTAGTGGCCGACCTCCCGGTTCAGGACGGTCCGCGGGCCGGTCCGGGGGCTGCCCGCCCGGACCGACAGCGCGCGGGGGTCGATCTGCTCGCACGCGACGCCACGCCTCTCAAGCGCTGCCAGGATGGACTTCTCCTCGAAGCGGACCCGCGAGGCGAGTACGCCGAGCCGCGGTGTCGCGGAACTCATCGCTTCGGCCTCCTTTCTTCGTGGGTGGGAATCGTGGGGATTTCGGGAATCGCGGGAATCCGGGAATCGCGGACCGGGTGCGACTACTCGCCCCAGTCCTCCTCGACCTCGGGCGCGAGGACCAGACGGGGCGGCTCGACCGACTCCACCTCGAGTTCGATCGCGCACTCCGGGCACTCGATGATCTCGCCGACCCGCGGGTCGTTCTCCCACGGAACCTCGGCGGCGCATTCGAGACATTCGGTGGCGGTCAGGGTCTGGGACATGGGAATTCCTCTCACTGTGCGGAACGGGTGGAAACCGAAGGAACAACAGGGACTGTATCCCTGGGAATTCGCTCCGTTCGGCCGCTTTTCATGAGGGGCTCGAATGGGAGTGAACGCGGCTGCTTATGCGGGAGAGCGGAAGGACGGTGGGCCCGGCCGGCTCCAGCGGATAGCCCTGCAACGCCTGCCGGAACGCCTTCTCCGCGATCCGCGCGAAGTCCTCCGGGGCGGCGCCCGGCGCCAGCGCCAGGGTCACCGGCAGCGGGGCCGGCGGCTCGGGCAGCCCCGGGTGGACGGTCCTCGCCAGCCCCCACAGCTCGTCGCCGTTGGCGACCAGGCAGGTCATGCCGAGGCCCGCCTTCGCCGCCGAGCGCAGCCCGATCAGCTCCGGGCCCTCGTACGCGATCCGCCAGGCCACCCCCGCCCGGTCGAGGACCTCGCCGACCCCGGCGCGCAGGGTGCAGGGCGTCGGGAACAGGGCCAGCGGCAGCGTGTCGCGCTCGCCGATCGCGGGACGGCCGAACCAGCCCAGCCGCATCCGGCCCAGCTCCGTGGTCCGCGTCCCCGGCTCCGCCGGCCCGGCCTGCAGCAGCAGCGCCGCGTCCAGCTGACCGGTGCCGAGCTGCTGGGCCAGCGCCTCGCTCGCCCCCGTGCGCACCCTGAGCTGCACATGCGGCAGCCCCCGGTTGACGCGGCGCAGGAACTCGGGGAGGACCTCGGCGAGCTGGCTGGTCACCCCGACCGACAGCAGCACCTGGCCGGCCTCGGGCACGAACCGGGCCACGGCCTCGTCGTTGAGGGCCACCATGCGGCGGGCGTACTCGAGCAGTTCCTCGCCCTGCGGGCTGAGCCGCATCTCGCGCCCCGTGGAGGCGAAGACCGGCCGCTTGATCAGGCCGCTGAGCTGGCGGATCTGCTGGCTCACCGCGGGCTGGGTGATGTGCAGGGCCTCCGCGGCCCGCCTGAACCCCCCGTGCTCGACCACCGCCACCAACGCCCTCAGGCGATTTATCTGCAAGTCGTGACGCATTCTCCCACCCCGTCCAAGTCGAATTCCTGGCGCTGACCGCAGCCTAGGACGGAGCGCTTCCGCACGGCCACGGCGCAGCTCACGGGATGGGTATGAGATCTTCATGATCGGCGTGTGCAGATCTCCTGAACGGGCCGGGGGCGGGAATCACCGCACCTTATTCAGGCCATAAAAAACAGGCGCCGCATTACCCCCTGCAATGCATTCGGGAAGCCTACTGTCATTTCAGAACCGAGACCTTGAAGCACGTTCCTTCGAGAGCTACCCAGGGAGCAGACATGCTGGCAGCGACCGCCTCCTCCGCAGTGACGCAGGGCGTCCGGATACAGCTCGCCGACCCCGGTCTGGCCGAGCGCAGCCCGGGCGAGGAGTTCGCCTGGTCGGTGCGCGGGGCCGCGGCCGGCGAGGACCGCGTCGTACCGTTCCGCGCCCATCTCCCGGCGGTGTTCCCGCTGTTCGCGACCCGCCCTCGGTACGCGGTGCGGCACCTGCTGAAGACGGCGTCGGTCGCCGACGCCCCCGTGCCGTACGTGCACGAGCCGGCCGCGCACCTCGCGCCCTCCGGCACCTCCTACCGCACCACCCCCGAGGGCTCCTTCACCTCCCGCGTGGAGCACGCCGCACTGACCGACCTGAAGGTGCGGGTGCCGCTGCCCGCGGGGCTGCTCGACGAGCCGTCGCTGCTCGCCTCCTTCGTCGACTACCGGGTCCTGGTCCGGCTGTCGGTGGTGGAGAACCAGACCCTGCTGCACGGCAGCGACGACAAGGCCGTCACCGGCCTGCTCGCCCTGCCCGGCATCCGCCGCGGCCCGCTCGGCGACGACGTGTACGCGGCGATCACCGAGGCGGCCGCCGAGGTCGAGGAGACCGGCGGCTCCTGCGACGGCATCGTCGTGCACCCCTTCACCTACTGGGAGCTGGTGCACGCCGGCGTCCTCGGGCAGCTCGGAGCGGCCGGCATCACCGTCTCCCGCACCCGCATGATCCCGCGCGACCAGATCCTCCTCGGCGACTTCCGCGCCGCCGTCACCCTCCTCGTCCCCGACGTGGCCTCCCTCGCCCTGCTGCGCGGCCAGGGCCCGGACGGCTCCGACGTCGTCGAGGCCACCACCCGCGTCGGACTCGCCGTCCACCTGCCCCAGCACTTCCTGCTGCTGAGCCGCGACTGACCGCCCGCCCACCGCGACACCGTCCCGTCTC
It includes:
- the argC gene encoding N-acetyl-gamma-glutamyl-phosphate reductase translates to MIRAAVVGAAGYIGGELLRLLVNHPQVEVVNAVSRTLRGRPVDSVHPNLRGRTRLAFSSYDQLGQPDVLFLATPHRETMQRMPEYLAAARVVIDLSGDFRLRDTTVYEDYYGAPHEAPALIDGFTPGIPEFHRERLTTADRISVPGCMANAGILALEPLARDKLIEGDITVDARTGSSGSGAKAGSENLHAERSGALRVFAPTRHRHEAEIAQATGHTVRMTATGVEAVRGVQLLCRAALADGVDERAVRATYRARYAAEPFVRIVAARRGMHRFPDAKILAGSNFCDVGFALDRGASTVTVIAALDNLVKGGAGNAVQCMNIRFGEPEERGLEFTGLHPN
- a CDS encoding RimK family alpha-L-glutamate ligase; this encodes MSSATPRLGVLASRVRFEEKSILAALERRGVACEQIDPRALSVRAGSPRTGPRTVLNREVGHYRALYAASALESAGVKVLNSAAAAAVCGDKWQTTTALVAAGLPTPETVLALTPEAALEALEGFGYPAVIKPLVGSWGRLVTRVTGPEMAAAVLEHLAALPSPQSHVVYVQREVAKADRDIRALVVDGRVVGATYRRSDQWRTNVARGAVSERCPLDPELTRLAVAAARTVGAHIAGVDLLQDPDGRLTVLEVNDRVEFRGLQQCHGTDIDAADAMAALLIKEGQA
- a CDS encoding lysine biosynthesis protein LysW — encoded protein: MSQTLTATECLECAAEVPWENDPRVGEIIECPECAIELEVESVEPPRLVLAPEVEEDWGE
- a CDS encoding LysR family transcriptional regulator, whose translation is MRHDLQINRLRALVAVVEHGGFRRAAEALHITQPAVSQQIRQLSGLIKRPVFASTGREMRLSPQGEELLEYARRMVALNDEAVARFVPEAGQVLLSVGVTSQLAEVLPEFLRRVNRGLPHVQLRVRTGASEALAQQLGTGQLDAALLLQAGPAEPGTRTTELGRMRLGWFGRPAIGERDTLPLALFPTPCTLRAGVGEVLDRAGVAWRIAYEGPELIGLRSAAKAGLGMTCLVANGDELWGLARTVHPGLPEPPAPLPVTLALAPGAAPEDFARIAEKAFRQALQGYPLEPAGPTVLPLSRISSRVHSHSSPS
- a CDS encoding family 3 encapsulin nanocompartment shell protein, with amino-acid sequence MLAATASSAVTQGVRIQLADPGLAERSPGEEFAWSVRGAAAGEDRVVPFRAHLPAVFPLFATRPRYAVRHLLKTASVADAPVPYVHEPAAHLAPSGTSYRTTPEGSFTSRVEHAALTDLKVRVPLPAGLLDEPSLLASFVDYRVLVRLSVVENQTLLHGSDDKAVTGLLALPGIRRGPLGDDVYAAITEAAAEVEETGGSCDGIVVHPFTYWELVHAGVLGQLGAAGITVSRTRMIPRDQILLGDFRAAVTLLVPDVASLALLRGQGPDGSDVVEATTRVGLAVHLPQHFLLLSRD